A stretch of the Arachis stenosperma cultivar V10309 chromosome 6, arast.V10309.gnm1.PFL2, whole genome shotgun sequence genome encodes the following:
- the LOC130934680 gene encoding uncharacterized protein LOC130934680, protein MEPSASLSLAASSASSMTIDPYNLSLADQLGLLLVTQQLSKDNYHSWSRAIRKALNAKRKLGFITGSVPQLDPTTEPNKFENWQCVNDVVSTWILNSISKEIATSLVYTNSTTELWNDLKDRFQHGNSPRVFELKRNLMNLCKVR, encoded by the coding sequence ATGGAGCCTTCCGCTTCACTGTCTTTGGCTGCTTCTTCAGCCTCATCCATGACGATCGACCCATACAACCTCTCCCTGGCTGATCAATTAGGTTTGCTCTTAGTCACTCAACAACTCAGTAAGGACAACTATCATTCATGGAGCCGCGCTATACGAAAAGCCCTCAATGCCAAGAGAAAGCTTGGCTTTATCACAGGTtctgttcctcaacttgatccTACCACTGAACCAAATAAATTTGAAAACTGGCAGTGTGTCAATGATGTAGTGAGTACTTGGATCCTAAACTCTATTTCAAAAGAGATAGCCACTTCACTGGTGTATACAAATTCGACTACTGAACTTTGGAATGATTTGAAAGACCGATTTCAGCATGGCAATAGCCCTCGTGTTTTCGAGTTAAAACGTAATTTGATGAATCTCTGCAAGGTACGATGA